Part of the Streptomyces sp. NBC_01353 genome, TGGTTCTCGATGGTCAAGGTCACCGCGATCGTCGGCATGATCCTGATCTGCGCCGGCATCCTCACCATCGGCTTCTCCGACGCCGGTGACACGGCCTCGATGACCCTGCTGTGGTCCGAGGGCGGCTTCTTCCCCAAGGGCATCGGCTCCACCCTGATGACCCTGCAGATGGTCATGTTCGCCTTCCTCGCGGTCGAGCTGGTCGGTGTGACGGCGGGCGAGTCCAAGGACCCGAAGACCGTCCTGCCCAAGGCCATCAACACCGTCCCGTGGCGCATCGCCGTCTTCTACGTCGGCGCGCTGATCATGATCCTGTCGGTCGTCCCGTGGACCCACTTCCAGCCGGGCGTCTCCCCGTTCGTCGCGGCCTTCGAGAAGATGGGCCTCGGCGTCGGCGCCGCGATCGTGAACTTCGTCGTCCTGACCGCCGCGCTCTCCTCCTGCAACTCGGGCATGTACTCCACCGGCCGGATGTTGCGCGACCTCGCGCTGAACGGCCAGGGCCCGAAGTTCTTCACCAAGCTCACCAAGAACGGCCTGCCGCTGGTCGGCACGTCGTTCTCCGCCGGGCTGATGATGGTCGGCGTCTGGATCAACTACCAGTGGCCCGGCGACGCGTTCAACTACGTCGTCTCCTTCGCCACCATCTCCGGCATGTGGGCCTGGATCATGATCCTGGTCTGCCAGGTCCGCTTCCGGCTCAAGGCCGACCGCGGTGAGCTGCCCCAGTCGTCCTTCAAGGCGCCGGGCGGCATCTGGTTCAGCCTCTTCTCGCTCGCCTTCATCGGCATGGTCATCGTGATGATGGGCATCGACAAGGACGCGCGGATCTCGCTGTACTGCGCGCCGCTGTGGGCCCTGATCCTCGGCGTCGCCTACCTGATCCTGAAGGGCCGCAACCCCGAGGGCGCGGCGTTCGCCAAGCGCTCGTAACGCCGGTCTGTCCAGCATTCGGGCCGCCCCGTACCACTCCTCGGTACGGGGCGGCTCCTTTGCTTATCCTGTCCGACATGCTGACCATCACCCGGGCTCTGTACGACCAGATCGTGGAACACTCCCGCGCGGACCACCCCGACGAGGCCTGCGGCGTGGTCGCGGGCCCGGTCGGCGCCGGCCGCCCCGAGCGGTTCATCCCGATGCTGAACGCCGCGCGCTCGCCCACGTTCTACGAGTTCGACTCCGCCGACCTGCTGAAGCTGTACCGCGAGATGGACGACCGGGACGAGGAGCCCGTGATCATCTACCACTCGCACACGGCCACCGAGGCGTACCCGTCGCGCACCGACATCTCGTACGCGAACGAGCCCGGCGCCCACTACGTCCTGGTCTCCACCGCCGACAGCGACGGCTCCGGCCCCTTCCAGTTCCGCTCCTTCACCATCGTCGAAGGCGTCGTGACCGAGGAGGACGTCAAGG contains:
- a CDS encoding amino acid permease, which gives rise to MTSVQVDKQHDGSEAADSADGEGYHRALGARQIQMIAIGGAIGTGLFLGAGKGISKAGPSLILAYAIAGLVIFFIMRALGELLMYRPVSGSFSEYAREFIGPFAGFVTGWTYWLFWVVTGITEVTAASEYMQYWTKNADGVLNQPQWVFALIFTVVLFLANLISVKLFGELEFWFSMVKVTAIVGMILICAGILTIGFSDAGDTASMTLLWSEGGFFPKGIGSTLMTLQMVMFAFLAVELVGVTAGESKDPKTVLPKAINTVPWRIAVFYVGALIMILSVVPWTHFQPGVSPFVAAFEKMGLGVGAAIVNFVVLTAALSSCNSGMYSTGRMLRDLALNGQGPKFFTKLTKNGLPLVGTSFSAGLMMVGVWINYQWPGDAFNYVVSFATISGMWAWIMILVCQVRFRLKADRGELPQSSFKAPGGIWFSLFSLAFIGMVIVMMGIDKDARISLYCAPLWALILGVAYLILKGRNPEGAAFAKRS
- a CDS encoding M67 family metallopeptidase, producing the protein MLTITRALYDQIVEHSRADHPDEACGVVAGPVGAGRPERFIPMLNAARSPTFYEFDSADLLKLYREMDDRDEEPVIIYHSHTATEAYPSRTDISYANEPGAHYVLVSTADSDGSGPFQFRSFTIVEGVVTEEDVKVVEAYDA